One Streptomyces sp. R28 DNA window includes the following coding sequences:
- a CDS encoding putative leader peptide, with translation MKRQDLTRRRHVDLARVSSSCCRCRV, from the coding sequence ATGAAGCGACAGGACCTCACGCGGCGACGCCATGTCGACCTCGCGCGTGTCTCCAGTTCCTGCTGTCGCTGTCGGGTCTGA
- a CDS encoding amino acid ABC transporter ATP-binding protein encodes MSAVMVDVHGVHKSFGPLEVLRGVDLLVRAGEVTVILGPSGSGKSTLLRTINHLEKVDRGWISIDGELIGYRRAGNKLHELKEKDVLKQRTSIGFVFQNFNLFPHLTVLDNLVEAPVSALRRPRKEAQETARRLLDRVGLADKADAYPRQLSGGQQQRVAIARALALQPKVLLFDEPTSALDPELVGEVLDVIKDLAGTGTTMIVVTHEIGFAREVADTVVFMDAGVVVEQGPPTAVLDNPQQKRTRAFLSKVL; translated from the coding sequence ATGAGTGCCGTCATGGTCGACGTCCACGGCGTCCACAAGAGCTTCGGACCCCTGGAGGTGCTGCGCGGTGTCGACCTGTTGGTCCGCGCCGGCGAGGTCACCGTGATCCTCGGCCCGTCCGGCTCCGGGAAGTCCACGCTGCTGCGCACCATCAACCACCTGGAGAAGGTCGACCGCGGCTGGATCAGCATCGACGGCGAACTCATCGGCTACCGCCGCGCCGGGAACAAGCTGCACGAGCTGAAGGAGAAGGACGTTCTGAAGCAGCGGACCAGCATCGGGTTCGTCTTCCAGAACTTCAACCTCTTCCCGCATCTGACCGTCCTGGACAACCTCGTCGAGGCCCCCGTCTCCGCGCTGCGCCGACCGCGCAAGGAGGCGCAGGAGACGGCCCGCCGGCTCCTCGACCGGGTCGGGCTCGCCGACAAGGCCGACGCCTACCCGCGCCAGCTCTCCGGCGGCCAGCAGCAGCGCGTGGCCATCGCCCGCGCGCTCGCCCTCCAACCGAAGGTGCTGCTCTTCGACGAGCCCACGTCGGCGCTGGACCCGGAGCTCGTCGGTGAAGTCCTCGACGTCATCAAGGACTTGGCCGGCACCGGCACCACCATGATCGTCGTGACCCATGAGATCGGGTTCGCCCGCGAGGTCGCCGACACGGTGGTGTTCATGGACGCCGGAGTCGTCGTGGAGCAGGGTCCGCCCACGGCCGTCCTGGACAACCCGCAGCAGAAACGCACCCGCGCCTTCCTCTCCAAGGTCCTCTGA
- a CDS encoding ABC transporter substrate-binding protein, which yields MTTSLARRRTTAAALGLASALVLAACANPTDGGTTEVAATSGARTRINLGPDQDRVTTGKVDSIAAEVPEKIRRRGTLELVASSGSAAPLTFYATDNKTVIGVEPDLAYLVADVLGLKADIHTVSWENIFVGLDSAKYDAGFSNITVTEERKEKYDFATYREDNLAFEAKKGSGLKVTGPADVAGRTVAVGSGTNQEKLLVEWSKENEKAGRKPVDIKYYQNDSDTYLALQSGRIDLYLGPNPTAAYHAATTAKTEVVGTYSGAGATLQGLIAATTKKDSGLVKPLADALDHVIGNGTYAKVLQRWGLSDEAVTKSQINPPGLPRTNK from the coding sequence GTGACCACCAGCCTCGCCCGTCGCCGCACCACCGCGGCCGCGCTCGGACTCGCCTCCGCCCTCGTCCTCGCCGCCTGCGCCAACCCCACCGACGGCGGCACCACCGAGGTCGCGGCCACCTCGGGCGCCAGGACGAGGATCAACCTCGGTCCCGACCAGGACCGCGTCACCACCGGCAAGGTCGACTCCATAGCCGCCGAGGTCCCGGAGAAGATCCGCAGGAGAGGCACCCTCGAACTCGTCGCCTCCTCCGGCTCCGCCGCGCCACTGACGTTCTACGCCACCGACAACAAGACCGTCATCGGCGTCGAGCCGGACCTCGCGTACCTGGTCGCCGACGTTCTCGGCCTCAAGGCGGACATCCACACCGTGTCCTGGGAGAACATCTTCGTCGGCCTCGACAGTGCCAAGTACGACGCCGGTTTCAGCAACATCACCGTCACCGAGGAGCGCAAGGAGAAGTACGACTTCGCCACCTACCGCGAGGACAACCTCGCCTTCGAGGCGAAGAAGGGCAGCGGGCTGAAGGTCACCGGGCCCGCGGACGTGGCGGGCCGGACGGTCGCCGTGGGCAGCGGCACCAACCAGGAGAAGCTGCTGGTCGAGTGGAGCAAGGAGAACGAGAAGGCCGGCCGCAAGCCGGTGGACATCAAGTACTACCAGAACGACAGCGACACCTACCTCGCCCTCCAGTCCGGCCGCATCGACCTGTACCTCGGCCCCAACCCGACCGCCGCCTACCACGCGGCCACCACCGCGAAGACGGAGGTCGTCGGCACCTACTCCGGCGCCGGCGCCACCCTCCAAGGCCTCATCGCGGCCACCACCAAGAAGGACAGCGGCCTGGTCAAGCCGCTCGCCGACGCGCTCGACCACGTCATCGGGAACGGGACGTACGCGAAGGTGCTGCAGCGCTGGGGCCTGTCCGACGAGGCCGTGACCAAGTCGCAGATCAACCCGCCCGGCCTGCCGAGGACCAACAAGTAG
- the sfnG gene encoding dimethylsulfone monooxygenase SfnG, whose product MPVPPGSDPVRFAYWVPNVSGGLVTSTIEQRTDWGYDYNRELAVLAENNGFDYALSQVRYMASYGAEFQHESTSFSLALLLATQRLKVIAAVHPGLWHPGVLAKLGATADHLSNGRFAVNVVSGWFKGEFTALGEPWLEHDERYRRSEEFISALRKIWTEDHTELAGDFYRLRDFSLKPKPLNTAERPHPEIFQGGNSTAARAMAGRVSDWYFSNGKDFDGVTEQINDVRAAAAQVGRTAPKFGLNGFLIARDTETEARDTLREIVAKANTDAVHGFRDAVQQAGPSTADGKGMWQDSSFEDLVQYNDGFRTGLIGTPEQIAERIVAYKRLGVDLFLLGFLHYLEEVEYFGKRVLPLVRELEAQQAESGSEPVAAAHA is encoded by the coding sequence ATGCCCGTACCGCCCGGATCCGACCCCGTCCGCTTTGCCTACTGGGTGCCGAACGTCAGCGGTGGCCTGGTCACCAGCACCATCGAGCAGCGCACCGACTGGGGCTACGACTACAACCGCGAACTGGCCGTCCTCGCCGAGAACAACGGCTTCGACTACGCCCTCAGCCAGGTCCGCTACATGGCCAGCTACGGCGCCGAGTTCCAGCACGAGTCGACCAGCTTCAGCCTCGCCCTGCTCCTCGCCACCCAGCGCCTGAAGGTCATCGCCGCCGTCCACCCCGGCCTGTGGCACCCCGGCGTCCTCGCCAAACTCGGCGCCACCGCCGACCACCTGTCGAACGGCCGTTTCGCGGTCAACGTCGTCAGCGGCTGGTTCAAGGGCGAGTTCACCGCGCTGGGCGAGCCGTGGCTGGAGCACGACGAGCGCTACCGCCGCTCGGAGGAGTTCATCAGCGCCCTGCGCAAGATCTGGACCGAGGACCACACCGAACTCGCCGGTGACTTCTACCGGTTGCGCGACTTCTCCCTCAAGCCCAAGCCGCTGAACACCGCCGAGCGCCCGCACCCGGAGATCTTCCAGGGCGGCAACTCCACCGCCGCCCGCGCCATGGCGGGCCGCGTCTCCGACTGGTACTTCAGCAACGGCAAGGACTTCGACGGCGTCACCGAGCAGATCAACGACGTCCGCGCCGCCGCCGCCCAAGTGGGCCGCACCGCACCGAAGTTCGGCCTCAACGGCTTCCTCATCGCCCGCGACACCGAGACCGAGGCCCGCGACACGCTCCGCGAGATCGTCGCCAAGGCCAACACCGACGCCGTCCACGGCTTCCGCGACGCCGTGCAGCAGGCCGGTCCGTCCACCGCCGACGGCAAGGGCATGTGGCAGGACTCCAGCTTCGAGGACCTCGTCCAGTACAACGACGGCTTCCGCACCGGCCTGATCGGCACGCCCGAGCAGATCGCCGAGCGGATCGTCGCCTACAAGCGGCTCGGCGTCGACCTCTTCCTCCTCGGCTTCCTGCACTACCTGGAGGAGGTCGAGTACTTCGGCAAGCGGGTGCTGCCCCTGGTACGCGAACTGGAGGCCCAGCAAGCCGAGTCCGGGTCCGAGCCCGTCGCCGCCGCCCACGCCTGA
- a CDS encoding SfnB family sulfur acquisition oxidoreductase: MSAATVIADDAEALAVAAELAAEFRKDAAERDARRRLPHAELERLSAFGLLGVTVPAEFGGADVRTETLAEIFRLLASADASLAQIPQSHFVYVGVLRRQGTREQQEFFLGEVLAGKRFGNAQSEAGTSHVQDIRTRLRRRPDGSYVLDGVKHYSTGALFADWIPVLARADDDNLHVAYVPRDAPGLTVVDDWDGMGQRTTASGTVRLESVPVPADRVVPHHLTFQGPQLHGAVAQLLHAAIDAGIAAGALAEAVEFVRTKSRPWFESVGEGHATAAEDPLLIQRFGELAIRVRAADALLATAARSVDVARADLTDDSAAEASIAVAAAKVTAAETAVEVGSALFEVAGTRSALDSLGLHRHWRDARTHTLHDPARWKVQHIGRYVLSGTKPPRHGLL, from the coding sequence ATGAGCGCCGCGACCGTGATCGCCGACGACGCCGAGGCCCTCGCGGTCGCCGCCGAACTGGCCGCGGAGTTCCGCAAGGACGCCGCCGAACGGGACGCTCGGCGAAGGCTGCCGCACGCGGAACTGGAGCGGCTGTCCGCCTTCGGGCTGCTCGGGGTGACGGTGCCCGCGGAGTTCGGCGGCGCGGACGTCCGTACGGAGACACTCGCCGAGATCTTCCGGCTGCTGGCCTCGGCCGACGCCAGCCTGGCCCAGATCCCGCAGAGCCACTTCGTGTACGTGGGCGTGCTGCGCCGGCAGGGGACGCGGGAGCAGCAGGAGTTCTTCCTCGGCGAGGTGCTGGCGGGCAAGCGGTTCGGCAACGCCCAGTCGGAGGCCGGCACCAGCCATGTGCAGGACATCCGGACGCGGCTCCGGCGGCGCCCGGACGGGTCGTACGTCCTCGACGGCGTCAAGCACTACTCCACCGGCGCCCTGTTCGCCGACTGGATCCCCGTCCTCGCCCGCGCCGACGACGACAACCTGCACGTGGCGTACGTACCCCGGGACGCGCCAGGCCTGACGGTCGTGGACGACTGGGACGGCATGGGACAGCGCACCACCGCCAGCGGAACCGTCCGCCTGGAGTCGGTACCCGTACCCGCCGACCGCGTGGTGCCGCACCACCTCACCTTCCAGGGACCTCAACTCCACGGTGCCGTCGCCCAGTTGCTGCACGCCGCCATCGACGCCGGGATCGCCGCCGGAGCACTGGCCGAGGCCGTGGAGTTCGTCCGCACGAAGAGCCGACCCTGGTTCGAGAGCGTCGGCGAAGGACACGCGACCGCCGCCGAGGATCCCCTGCTGATCCAGCGGTTCGGTGAACTGGCGATCCGGGTACGGGCCGCCGACGCGCTGCTCGCCACCGCCGCGCGGTCCGTGGACGTCGCCCGCGCGGACCTGACCGACGACTCGGCCGCCGAGGCCTCGATCGCGGTGGCCGCCGCCAAGGTGACCGCGGCGGAGACTGCCGTGGAGGTCGGCAGCGCCCTGTTCGAGGTGGCCGGCACCCGCTCGGCGCTCGACTCCCTGGGCCTGCACCGCCATTGGCGCGACGCCCGCACCCACACCCTGCACGACCCGGCCCGCTGGAAGGTCCAGCACATCGGCCGTTACGTGCTCAGCGGCACCAAGCCGCCCCGGCACGGCCTGCTGTGA
- a CDS encoding LysR family transcriptional regulator has product MRIEQLEYIAAVTRSGSLRRAAEELHLSQPALSETVRNLERELGVDLLERKRSGAKISDEGRELLPHIMSVLDAVDRLRGAAGDQHRISRMVRLGTVNTATVPLVIPTVREFRASHPLTQVELVGAQQSEIQRGLLEGAFDLGLVNYLGGDDMPPGFETTELLRGRPVVCVRPDSPLAALDTVDADSLLAEPLVVMRSGYVMHRFLHRLLDGRTPSFSYSTDGAEMGKLMVAEGLGATVLPDFSVLGDPLERRGAITVRPLADDATDVLLVLQRRPSGSVPRAVRDLNELFVRNARAYRSP; this is encoded by the coding sequence GTGCGTATCGAACAGCTCGAATACATCGCCGCCGTCACCCGATCGGGGTCACTTCGGCGCGCCGCCGAGGAACTGCATCTGTCCCAGCCGGCGCTCAGCGAGACCGTGCGCAATCTGGAGCGCGAACTCGGCGTGGACCTGCTGGAGCGCAAGCGGTCCGGGGCGAAGATCAGCGACGAGGGCCGGGAACTGCTGCCGCACATCATGAGTGTGCTGGACGCGGTCGACCGGCTGCGCGGCGCGGCCGGGGACCAGCACCGCATCAGCCGCATGGTCCGCCTCGGCACGGTCAACACGGCCACCGTCCCGCTGGTCATCCCGACCGTGCGGGAGTTCCGGGCCTCGCACCCGCTCACCCAGGTCGAGTTGGTCGGCGCGCAGCAGTCCGAGATCCAGCGCGGGCTGCTGGAGGGCGCGTTCGATCTGGGACTGGTCAACTACCTCGGGGGCGACGACATGCCACCCGGCTTCGAGACCACGGAACTGCTGCGTGGGCGCCCGGTGGTGTGCGTACGTCCGGACAGTCCGCTGGCTGCCCTGGACACGGTGGACGCGGACAGCCTCCTGGCCGAGCCGCTAGTCGTGATGCGGTCCGGCTATGTCATGCACCGTTTCCTGCACCGGCTGCTCGACGGCCGCACTCCGTCCTTCTCCTACTCCACCGACGGCGCCGAGATGGGCAAGCTGATGGTCGCCGAGGGACTGGGGGCGACGGTGCTGCCCGATTTCAGTGTCCTCGGCGACCCGCTGGAGCGACGGGGCGCGATCACCGTACGGCCGCTGGCGGACGACGCGACCGACGTGCTGCTGGTCCTCCAGCGCCGGCCCTCCGGCTCCGTACCCCGCGCGGTGCGCGATCTCAACGAGCTGTTCGTGCGCAACGCCCGTGCGTACCGGTCCCCTTGA
- the ssuE gene encoding NADPH-dependent FMN reductase: MATILSVSGSPSATSRTARLLRHLDDRLRAQGHDVIPFDVRALPPEALLHADFRHTAIIEVTALFERADGIVIGTPVYKAAYSGLLKSLLDLLPQYALAGKTVLPLATGGTTAHVLAIDYALRPVLNSMGPAHITPGWFTLDKDITVGGDGTLTVAPGAAEALAQVTDQFSLALGGRTTLLAATG; this comes from the coding sequence ATGGCCACCATCCTCTCCGTCTCCGGCAGCCCCTCCGCCACCTCCCGCACCGCCCGGTTGCTGCGCCACCTGGACGACCGGCTCAGGGCCCAGGGCCACGACGTGATCCCCTTCGACGTCCGCGCCCTCCCGCCCGAAGCCCTGCTGCACGCCGACTTCCGGCATACGGCGATCATCGAGGTCACCGCCCTGTTCGAGCGCGCGGACGGCATCGTGATCGGCACCCCCGTCTACAAGGCCGCCTACTCCGGCCTGCTGAAGTCGCTGCTCGACCTGCTCCCGCAGTACGCGCTCGCGGGCAAGACCGTCCTGCCGCTGGCCACCGGCGGCACCACCGCCCACGTCCTGGCCATCGACTACGCCCTGCGCCCCGTGCTGAACTCCATGGGCCCCGCCCACATCACGCCGGGCTGGTTCACCCTCGACAAGGACATCACCGTGGGCGGCGACGGCACCCTGACCGTCGCACCGGGCGCGGCCGAGGCGCTGGCCCAGGTCACCGACCAGTTCTCGCTCGCCCTCGGTGGCCGTACGACCCTGCTGGCGGCCACCGGATGA